The segment GGACGGACCACGTCCAGGCCCGGAATAGCGCGCAGGGTAGCGAGCTGTTCCACCGGCTGGTGGGTCGGGCCGTCCTCGCCCAGACCGATCGAATCATGGGACCACACATAGATCGACGGGACACCCATCAGGGCACCGAGACGGATCGCCGGCTTCTGGTAATCGGAGAAGATCAGGAACGTACCCGAGAACGCCCGCGTCCGGCCATGCAGGGAGATGCCGTTCACGATCGAGGCCGCAGCATGCTCGCGGATACCGAAGTGCAGCACCCGCCCGTACGGGTTGCCCTTCCACGCTCCCGTGGAACGGGAAGCCGGAATGAACGACGGCGAACCCTCGATCGTGGTGTTGTTGGACTCGGCAAGGTCCGCCGAACCGCCCCACAGCTCCGGAAGAACCGGACCGATCGCGTTCAGGACCTTCCCGGACGCGGCCCGGGTCGAGACGTCCTTGCCCGCTTCGAACACCGGCAGAGCGGCGTCGAGTTCGACCGGAAGCTTCTTAGCCTCGATCCGCTCCAGCAGCGCAGCACCCTCGGGGTTGGCGGTCTGCCATGCCTCGAAGGATGCCTGCCATTCGCTGCGCTCGGCTGCACCGCGTTCGACGACGGCACGGGCGTGTGCCAGGACGTCCTGGTCAACCTCGAAGGACCTGGCCGGGTCAAAGCCCAGAACCTCCTTCAGGGCCGCGACTTCCTCGGCACCCAGGGCCGAACCGTGGATCTTGCCCGTGTTCTGCTTCTTCGGCGCCGGGTAACCGATAATGGTCCGCAGCGAAATGATCGAGGGCTTGGAAGTCTCCGCCTTCGCGGCCAGCAAAGCCGAGTACAGCTCCTGGACATCCTCGACGTATTCACCCGTCCGGGTCCAGTCCACCCGCTGCGTGTGCCAGCCATACGCCTCGTAACGCTTGAGCACGTCCTCGGTGAACGCGATGTCGGTGTCGTCCTCGATCGAAATGTGGTTCTCGTCGTAAACCACCACAAGATTGCCCAGCTCCTGGTGCCCGGCCAGGGAGGAAGCCTCCGAAGTCACGCCTTCCTGGAGGTCGCCGTCGGAAGCAATGACCCAGATGGTGTGGTCGAACGGGCTCTCGCCGGCAGGAGCATCGGCGTCGAACAAACCCCGCATCCGGCGCTGGGAATACGCAAAGCCCACCGAGGACGCCAGACCCTGACCCAACGGGCCCGTAGTGATCTCCACACCCGCGGTGTGCTTGTATTCCGGGTGCCCCGGGGTGAGCGAGCCCCAGGTACGCAGCGCTTCGAGGTCCTTCAGCTCCAACCCGTAGCCGGAAAGGAACAACTGGATGTACAGGGTCAGCGAGGTGTGTCCGGGGGAGAGGATGAACCGGTCACGGCCGATCCAGTCCGGGTGCTTCGGGTCGTGGCGCATCAGCTTCTGGAAAAGAAGGTACGCGGCCGGCGCCAAGCTCATGGCCGTGCCCGGATGACCATTACCGACCTTCTCCACGGCGTCAGCGGCCAAAACGCGGATGGTATCTACCGCCCGTTGGTCCAGGCTGGTCCAAGTCAGTTCTTGCTCTTCCAAATGTGGCACGGGAACCGAGCCCCTCTCTGTGCTGACGGCTGGGGGTGGGACATGGCAGGCCTCGGGGCACAGGATGGCGCCCGCTGCGAAGTGTCTACCAGCCGTTCACCATTGAATCGTTGATCTTTCATCCAGACATGCAAATCTGAGAATACGCTTTCTCGGAAACCTGCGTGAGCTGATCTGCAGACAGCTTAGCCCGCTTCGCGGCCCGAAATGGTGGGAATCTCAAAAAATGCACGCAAATTCCGCTTTATGAATCACGGCGACGCGAAAGTGCCGGTGAACTTTCGGAAACAAAGGAAAGTTCGCCGGTGCCGCCGCGCCGAGCGGGCCACGGTATGATATCTGGAGGCCGGCAGCGGCCAGTGCGCCATTGAATGCACAGAGATCGAGTGCACAGATTCAAGGCACGCATCGAGAGCATGGAAAGAAAGCCCGGATACGAATGCACGCTTCGCCGCGTGCCCCGGACTTTGAAGTGCCTTGACGTGCAGGCACGGCTGCTGTGAGAACACCAGAGCAAAGAACAGAGTGACTGCCAACGTGAGCACAACAGATACGCCCCTCAATCCTTCCCCGGCTGTGGCGAGGAGCGGACTTCCCCGTAAGTTCAAGGCGTATCTGGCACTGACCAAACCCCGCGTGATCGAGTTGCTCCTAGTCAGTACCCTGCCCACCATGATCTTTGCCCAGCGGGGTTTTCCCTCCATCGGATTGATACTGGCCACCTTGGTGGGCGGCGCCTTCGCCGCCGGTAGTGCCGGGGTCTTCAACTGTTACATCGACCGCGACATCGACAAGTTGATGCACCGCACCGAAAAGCGACCCCTCGTGACGGGTGAAGTCACTCCCCGCGAAGCACTTGTCTTCGCTTGGATCCTTGGGGCCGCGTCCATCGCCATCCTCTGGTTCGGGGCCAACCCGCTTTCGGCGTGGCTCGGTCTCGGTGCGATTGTTTTCTACGTTGTCATCTACACGATGATCCTTAAGCGCCGCACGGCGCAGAACATCGTGTGGGGCGGCGCCGCAGGTTGCTTCCCGGTGCTCATCGCCTGGGCTGCGGTTACGAACACGGTTGAGTGGCCCGCCGTCGTACTCTTCATGGTGATCTTCCTTTGGACTCCTCCGCACTATTGGCCGCTTTCGATGCGCTATGGCGAGGACTATCGCAACGCCAACGTCCCCATGCTGGGTGCCATCGCCGGTGCCAAGGTGGTTTCCGTGCAAGTGGTGCTCTACGCCTGGGCTATGGTGGTGTGCTCGTTGCTTATGGTGCCGGCAGGCGGTGCTGGCTGGGTGTATACGATCGTGGCTGTCCTCGCGGGTGCCTGGTTCCTGTATGAATCCCATGCGCTCTACAACAGGGCCCAGGGCGGCGATGTCTCGAACAAGGGAGCCATGAAGGTCTTCCACGGATCCATCAGCTACCTGACCCTGCTATTCATTGCCCTCGCAGTGGACCCGTTCATCGGTTCCCCGATCCTCGGCGGCTGACGTGCCCGGTTCCCCGATCTTCGGCGTCACCCGAGGACGCCCGCTCACTTTTTACAGCTAAAAGACACAAACCCTCCTTCAGACATAAGGGCGTATCGTCCGACGCACGCTCATGTAGTTGAGCCCATATGACAACCCTCCCTCACATCTGTGACACGTCCACATGCGCGAGGGAGGGTTGTCATTTTTGCCCGATCGGATCGGGCGTTTGGGCTGGGGCGTGATATGTGATGGAGCGTTTGGGTTTGGGAACCCATATCTGATGGAGGGTCGGGTGAAGACGCAGGATAAATGCGCGAGCGTCTGAACCCGCGGCCGGGGAGTTGGGCGCAGGAGTGCGCCCTAGCGCTTAGGGCTGAAGCGCGCCACATCCGCCGCGTTGGTGGCCGCACTCATGAGCAGGGCGGCACCCAACATGTGGGCGCCCACCAAGAGCGCCGGAATGCCGTTGTAGTACTGGGTAAAGCCAATGACCGCCTGTAGGACCGTCACAGCGAGAAGCGTGAGTGTTGCCGTCCGGAACGGGCCGGTGATTCCCTTGCGAAGGACGAGGTAAACAGCAAAGAGGGTTCCCGCAGTGATGAGGTAAGCGGGCACAGCGTGGATATGTGAGACGAGGTCCCAATCGAGATCATTGCGCGGTGCATTGGCATCGCCGGCGTGGGGTCCTGCGCCCGTCACTACAACACCCAGGCACACGGCAATCGCGGAGAAGAACGCGACGGCGGTCATGACGGGGCTCATCGCGCCGGGAATCGATTCCAGCGGCCGCGTCATGAAGCGGCCGGTCCGGCCGTAAGCGCGGTTGACCAAGAGTGTGGAGAAGACAATCAACGCCATGGAGACGAGGAAGTGCAGTCCGACCACCCAAGGGTTGAGATTGGACAACACGGTGATGCCGCCGATGATGGCCTGCGCCGGAATGCTGGCAAGCAGGCCCAAAGCCAGAAGGAAAAGGTCCCGCCGGTGCTTGCGGAGGTTCCATAAGTAGACCAGCGTTAAGACGGCAACGGCCGCCAAAGCGAAGGTCAGCATCCGGTTACCGAATTCGATGAAGCCGTGGATGCCCATCTCCGGAGTATTCACCAGCGAACCGTTGGTGCAGCGTGGCCACGTCGGGCAGCCGAGCCCTGAAGATGTCAACCGGACCGCACCGCCGGTCACCACAAGGATCGTCTGGCCGATCAACGACAACATCGCCAGCCTGCGCACGGTGCTGTTGACTTCCGTAGGCAGCTTGGCGGCCATCTGCCGGATGGATTTCGGGAGGCGGGAATCCGTGCTCACAGTGTTCTCAATTCTGAATTCTCAGTTCCAGTTGACGGTTCGGTTCCAGGGCAGACGCTCAATTCCACTTGAACCAGCGGACGGCCGCTGCACCGGGGATGACCGTCCACAACAGCAGCACCAGGACGTAGGGCCACGAGACGCTGCCATGGAGAAAAGCGTCCCGGAGGGACTGGCCCAAGGCGCCCGAGGGCAGGAAATGTACGATGCTCTGAGCAAGCGCGGGCAAACGCTCGGCGGGAACCACGATTCCACCTAGGGCACCGAGCAGAATCCAGAGCAGGTTGGTGATGGCGAGGGTCGCCTCCGGGCGTACCGTTCCGGCAACCAAGAGGCCCAGCGCCGTGAAGGCGGCGGCTCCGAGGACCAACAGGCCCAGGCCCGGAAGCCAGCCTTCCGGCCGTGGCTGCCAGCCAAGCAATGCCGCAACGGCCCCGATGACCAGGACTTGGAGGACCAAGACAGCCAGGACAGCGATGATCTTGCCTGCGATGAGGCCGGTCCGGCCCAAAGGTGTAGTGGAGAGGAAACGGAGGACGCCGTAGCGGCGGTCGAAGCCAGTGGCGATACCTTGGCCGGTGAATGCCGTTGACATCGCACACAAGGCCAGGATGCCGGGTACCGCGATGTTCACGCGGCTGTCTCCCAAGCCATCCAGGAGCGGGGTGACTGTGAGCCCCACCAAGGCCAACAAAGGCATGATGACGGCGAGGATCAGCTGTTCGCCGTTCCGGATCATGGTCAATGTTTCGTAGCGGCCTTGGAGCAGGATCCTACGCAGCAGGGGAGCCGGTCCGGCGTGGGGTGTTGTGACTATCGCGGGTGTCATCGGATGTCCCTTCCGGAGATGTCCAAGAAGACGTCTTCCAAGCTGCGTGCCTCCAGACGAAGGGACGCAGGCATGATGCCCTTCTCCGCCCACCAGGCAGTGAGCTTCGCCAAATGTTCCGGTGTCAGGGTGCCGACCACCGCGTAGCTGCCTGCCCGGCTTTCCGTGATGGTCAGTTCGTTGCCGATGGCTGCCGCGATGTCGAGACCCGCGGGAGCGTCAAACAGCAGGGTGCGTTCCGTTATCCCGGCCATGTCTTCGTGTCCGTGGCTCAGCAGCTCGGCAACGGTGCCTTGGGCGACATTGCGGCCGGCGTCGATGATGTACACGTAGTCCGCGAGTCGCTGGGCGTCGTCCATGAGGTGCGTGGTGAGAATGATGCCCATGCCCGCATCCCGCAGTTCGGCGATCAGTTCGAAGACGATTTGGCGGGACTGGGGATCGAGCCCCGCACTGGGTTCGTCCAGGAAGAGGACTTCGGGATTGCCGATCAGGGCGGCTGCAAGCGAGAGCCGTTGTTTCTGCCCGCCGGACAAGCGGCGGATCCCCGTGCGGCTGAATGTATCGATGCCCAGGCGTTCAACGAGCTCTTCCAAGGGAAGGGGGTTCTGGTACATGCCGGCAATGTGCCGAAGCAAGGGGATGGGCCGGGCCGACGGCGGGAGGCCCCCGTCCTGAAGCATTACGCCGACGCGTGAACGGAGGTTTGCTCCGGCCGTGTCGGGGTCGTCGCCGAGGAGTTCAATACGACCGCCGGTGCGCTTTTGAAGGCCCTGCGCGCATTCGAGCGTCGTTGTTTTGCCCGCGCCATTGGCACCAAGCAAGGCAGTGATCTGGCCGCGTTCTGCAAACATTGACAGTCCGCTGACCACCCGGAGCATTTTGCCGTCAAGGGAAGCCAGCGGGCCGACGTCCTTGATGAGTCCGTCGATATTGAGGACAGGGGATTCGGGGGATCGCACCAGAGTATTCTACGTGAAGTAGTAGGGATGCGGTGGGCACTGCGCTGCAGGCCAGCCTTGCCTTACTGGATGCATGGACTAAATTACGACATGATTGTGTTGTGTATTCCATGACGAGTTCTGTTTCCGTGCCCGCAATGCGGTATGGCGCAGTCATGCCCATGCCCGGCGGCACCGCCGCGGGAGTGGCTGATGCGGAAGACCGCACGAGAGACCGTGTTCTCAACGCGGTGTTGGAGCACGGCCCTGTCAGCGCGGCTGAACTCGGCGACATGCTGGGCTTCACTCCCGCGGCGGTTCGCCGGCACCTGGATCACCTTCAGCGAGCCGGGGTTATCGAGGTCAAGCGTGTCGCGAAGGCCGGCGCCGGCGCAGGCCGCCCGGCCCGTCGCTATGTCCTCAGCTCCCAGGGCCAGTCGAAGCTCGGAGACGACTACCTGAACATTGCCAGTTCGGCGCTGCGGCGGCTGCGGGACCTTGGAGGCGAAGAAGCTGTCAGGGACTATGCGGTAGAGCGCTTTGCCGAGATGGAGCAGCGCTACGCACCCGAAGTTGATGCAGCGGGTTCCGACATCGCGGCCCGCGCTGGGGCACTGTCCAAGGCACTGAGCAGGGACGGCTACGTCGCCTCCGCTGCGTCGATTGAGACCAAGTCGCCTTTGCCTGCCGCGCTTTCCAGCGTCCAGCTGTGCCAAGGCCATTGCCCCATCCAGCAACTTGCAGCGGAATTTCCCGTGTTTTGCGACACTGAGACCGAACTTTTTTCCCGTTTGGTCGGCGTCGATGTCCGCAGGCTTTCCACTCTCGCGCAGGGCGGACATGTCTGCACCACCCACATTCCTACTGGCAGGCCAGCCGCCAAGGAGGCCCTCGGGCTTCCCAAGCTGCGGGCCACGCCCCATGTCGAATCCAACAATCAGTAAGAAAGGCCGTGATGACGGGTCAATTAGCTGAAGGAACAGCAGAGAAAGCGCTAGCTGACGGTGCTGTGATCTCGGAGATTCTGGAGAAGAATCCCGAGCTGCACGGTATTGGCACCTACGAGTACGGATGGTCCGACAAGAACGACGTCGGCGCCAACGCGCGCCGGGGTCTCAGCGAAGAGGTCGTGCGTGACATTTCCGGCAAGAAGAACGAGCCGGAATGGATGCTGGACCTGCGCTTGAAGGGTTTGAAGTACTTCGACCGCAAGCCCATGCCCACCTGGGGTGCAGACCTCTCCGGCATCGACTTCGACAACATCAAGTACTTCGTGCGCTCTACCGAAAAGCAGGCTGCCACGTGGGAAGACCTCCCCGAGGACATCCGCAATACCTATGAGAAGCTGGGCATCCCGGAAGCGGAGCGCAGCCGCCTTGTTTCCGGTGTGGCCGCGCAGTACGAGTCCGAGGTGGTGTACCACCAGATCCGTGAAGACCTGGAAAAGCAGGGCGTCATCTTCCTGGACACCGACACGGCACTTCGCGAGCACCCGGAGATCTTCCAGGAATACTTCGGGACCATCATCCCGGTGGGCGACAACAAGTTCGCTTCGCTGAACACGGCTGTGTGGTCCGGCGGTTCCTTCGTTTACGTCCCCAAGGGCGTCCGTGTGGACATCCCGCTGCAGGCCTACTTCCGCATCAACACGGAAAACATGGGGCAGTTCGAGCGCACCCTGATCATTGCGGACGAGGACTCCTACGTCCACTACATCGAAGGCTGCACCGCCCCGATCTACACTTCGGACTCGCTGCACTCCGCCGTGGTGGAAATTATCGTGAAGAAGGGCGCCCGCGTCCGTTACACGACCATCCAGAACTGGTCCACCAACGTGTACAACCTGGTCACCAAGCGCGCCATTTGCGAAGAGGGCGCCACGATGGAGTGGATCGATGGCAACATCGGCTCCAAGGTGACCATGAAGTACCCGGCTGTCTACTTGGTCGGCGAGCACGCCAAGGGTGAGACACTTTCCATCGCCTTCGCCGGCGAAGGCCAGCACCAGGACACCGGTTCGAAGATGGTCCATATCGCGCCGAACACCAAGAGCTCCATCATCTCCAAGTCCGTGGCCCGCGGTGGCGGACGTGCAGCTTACCGAGGCCTTGTTCAGGTCCGCGAAGGCGCCAAGCACTCCGCCAATACCGTGCGTTGCGACGCCTTGTTGGTGGACACCATTTCCCGCTCCGATACCTATCCCTACATCGACATCCGCGAGGATGATGTGGTGATGGGTCACGAGGCCACCGTTTCCCGAGTCAGTGAGGAGCAGCTCTTCTATCTGATGTCCCGCGGTATGCCCGAGGACGAGGCCATGGCCATGATCGTGCGCGGCTTCATTGAGCCGATTGCCCGTGAGTTGCCGATGGAATACGCCCTTGAACTCAACCGCCTGATTGAACTGCAGATGGAAGGATCCGTCGGTTAGCAATGACTGAAATTACTACTGAGAAGGCCCGCATCGGCGCGCCGTCGGCACAGCCGTTTATTGATGGCTTCACCGAAGAGGGCGAGAACCTCTCGCCGGTCAACACTGGAACCAACACTTCGACTACCTCCGAGCAGGCGTCCAAACAGGCGCCGTCGGCCGGTCCTCTTGCCGGAGCCTCGGCCAAGAGCCACTCCCACGGGGGCGGTGTCGGCATTCCCGACAGCTCGCGCGCAGGTCGCCTGACCTCTTACAAGGTGGCTGACTTCAAGCCCCTCACCGGGCTGGAAGAGGACTGGCGCTTCACTCCGCTCAAGCGCCTTCGTGGACTTCACAGCGAGGTCCTCAGCGGTTCGGCGCCCTCCGTCGCCGTAACCGCCCCTGAAGGCGTCGTCGTCGAAACCGTGGGACGGGACGACAAGCGCATCGGCCTGGCGGCCATCCCGGAGGACCGCGTGTCCGCGAACGCCTGGGAGAACTTCAGCGAGGCGACCGTCATTACGGTGCCTGCCGAACTGCGGCTCGACGGCGAAGTGTCCGTGCTGCTCACCGGCACCTCCACTGAAGCCTCCGCGCAGCACATCGTGATCGTGGCAGAGCGGTTCTCCAAGGGTGTAGTCGTCCTCGACCACCAGGGCAGCGCCGTCGTGTCCGAGAACGTTGAAATCCTCGTGGAGGACGGCGCGGAACTCACCGTCATCTCGGTCCAGGAATGGAACGACGACGCCGTGCATGCCTCCTCGCAGCAGGCCAAGATCGGCCGCGACGCGAAGTTCAAGCACATTGTTGTCAGCCTCGGCGGCGACGTTGTCCGCGTGACGCCCTCGACCCGCTTCACGGCGACGGGCGCCGACGTCGAGATGTTCGGCTTGTACTTCGCCGACGCAGGCCAGCACCTCGAGCAGCGGCTTTTCGTTGACCACGCGGTGGCCAACTGCAAGTCCCGCGTGCTCTATAAGGGCGCCCTGCAGGGCCGCAATGCACACACAGTGTGGGTTGGCGACGTCCTGATCCGCAAGGAGGCTGAAGGCACCGATACCTACGAGGCCAACCGCAACCTGGTCCTCACGGACGGCGCACGCGCCGACTCCGTGCCGAACTTGGAAATTGAAACCGGCTTGATCGAGGGTGCCGGCCACGCCAGCGCCACCGGCCGCTTCGATGACGAACACTTGTTTTACCTCATGGCGCGCGGAATCCCGGAAGACGTCGCCCGCCGTTTGGTGGTCCGCGGCTTCCTCAACGAGATCATCCAGCAGATCAAGGTGCCGGCACTCGAAGAGCGCCTGACCGAAGCTGTTGAACGTGAGCTCGCTGCGAGCGACAACTAATAGAAGCCAGGCAGGGAAACAGACTATGAGCGATCAGCCACAAGGCGAACTGGTATGCAACGCCAACGAGATCCAGGTCAAGCAGGCGCTGCGCATCCTGATCGATGACTACCCCATAGCCATCGTCAAGGACTCGATGGGAGAGATCCACGCCATCGGCGACACCTGCTCGCATGCGGATATTTCGCTCGCCGAGGGTGAAATCGAAGGTTGCGCGATCGAATGCTGGGGCCACGGTTCCCAGTTCGACCTCCGCACCGGACAGCCCTTGCAGCTCCCTGCCTACGACCCCGTCCCCGTCTTCGCCGTCACCCTTGATGGCGACGACGTCTACGTGGACGTGACCAACGTTGTGAACGGCGCCTCGGTACAGAACTACTGAGCGCCAAGTGCCTAAAGACTTACGAAAGAAAGAAGAGCATGTCTACTCTTGAGATCAAGGACCTGCACGTCAGCATCGAGACGGAGCAGGGCACCAAAGAGATCCTGAAGGGCGTCAGCCTGACCATCAAGACCGGCGAGACCCACGCGATCATGGGCCCCAACGGTTCGGGTAAGTCCACTTTGGCGTCCACCATTGCCGGCCACCCGCGCTACAACGTCACGAGCGGCACCATCACGCTCGATGGCGAAGACGTTCTGGCCATGAGCGTCGACCAGCGTGCCCGTGCAGGCGTCTTCCTCGCCATGCAGTATCCAGTAGAGGTTCCGGGTGTCACCATGACCAACTTCCTGCGCACCGCAAAGACCGCAATCGATGGCGTAGCACCGGCCCTGCGCACCTGGACCAAGGACGTCAAGGCGGCCATGCAGCAGCTGCGCATCGACGCCGACTTCGCACAGCGCAACGTCAACGAAGGCTTCTCCGGTGGGGAGAAGAAGCGCGTGGAGATCCTCCAGCTGGAACTTTTCAAGCCGAAGTTCGCCGTGTTGGACGAGACCGACTCCGGCCTCGACGTCGACGCGCTCAAGGTGGTTTCCGAGGGCGTTAACCGCGCCCACGCGACGGGAAACATGGGCACGCTGCTCATTACCCACTACACACGCATCCTGCGCTACATCAAGCCGGACTTCGTTCACGTGTTTGTTGACGGACAGGTTGTTGAAGAGGGCGGCCCCGAATTGGCCGACCGTCTTGAAGAAGAAGGCTACGACCGTTACGCCACGGGCGCCGGCGCAGCCACCATTGCTGCTGCCGCAGCAGCACAGGCCTAGTTAGGACTCCCGCCATGACCGAAATCAAAGCGGCTCGCACCAGCCTCGAGGACGTCGAGGAGGCGCTCAAGGATGTCATTGACCCGGAACTCGGTGTCAACGTGGTGGACCTTGGGCTGCTGTACGGTCTGAAGTACTCGGAGGACGACGGCGCACTGCTCATCGATATGACGCTGACAACTGCGGCATGTCCGCTGACGGATGTGCTTGAAGAGCAGGTCGGCCAGTCGCTCGACGGCATCGTGGACGACTGGCGCCTCAACTGGGTGTGGATGCCGCCATGGGGTCCCGAGCGGATCACCGATGACGGCAAGGACCAGATGCGGGCCCTCGGCTTCAATATCTAGCAAGAACGACGACGGCTGGTCTCCTCCCCCGCGGAACGAGACCGGCCGTCGTCGTGTGTTGGAAGGGGGCCGGCGTAGGCCCAGCCGCCGGCCCTTTCGCTGTCTTGACGCCCCAAAGGGGGCTATAGGAGCGATAGACGTCACAGAAGGGCCCGGGGATTCGTCAGCGGCTAAGATTCGATGATGCCCTTTCTGAACAAACTTCAACTCTGGGCCGACGAGCGCCCCGACGACACTGCCGTCGTCGTGGGCGGCAAACGCCTCAGCTGGACGGAGCTGCGGGACGCGGCAACCGTGCGCCTCGTGGAGACGGCAGCGACGACGATTCTCGCCGAGCCCAATTCCCTGGACTTCGTGGTGGACTACGTGGCCGCCGTAGCTGGCGAACGGTGCTGCGCCGTACTCGACCCGTTGTGGCCGCAGCCCATGCTCGACGATGTTGCCCAGCGGATCGGTGAAGCGCAGCGAGGCAATAGTGCGGGGTTGGCTGCTGCCCAGGCGTTTGCCGGCGGCGGTGAACTGCTTGACGGCCAGCCCGACTCCGCGTTCCTGATAGGCCTGACGTCCGGAACCACGTCCGTTCCCAAAGCTTTCACCCGTTCGCGGCGTTCGTGGCAACTCTCGTTTGATGCCTCCATCGAATTCTTCGGGCTGGCACCGGAGGATAGAACGTTGGCCCCCGGGCCCCTCGCCGCGAGCTTGAACCTGTATGCACTCTCGGAATGCCTGTATGCCGGGGCGGCTTTTCACACGCTGGAGACCTTCGATGTCGGCGATGCCCATGCAGCCATCAGCCACGACGGCGTTACGCGCTTGGTCCTGGCGCCCACCGTGCTGCGCCTCTTGAGCGAACGCGGCTTGGCTGGGGGTGTGGACGCCTCTGGGCTGCGCAGCATCATCTGCGCTGGCTCGAAACTGGACGCCCGCACGTTGGAGGCCGCCAGGCGTTGGGCCCCCAACGCGGCGATCTTCGAATATTACGGTGCCTCCGAACTCAGTTTCGTTTCGGGGACGCGCCTTGCTGCCGGGGAGCCGCTCGACGCCGGCGGTACGGGGATCGGCGGGCCGTTTCCCGGCGTCGAACTCAAGATCATGGACGACGGCGGCGCGGAGCAAGCCGAGGGGGCCCACGGCAACATCTCCGTCCGCTCGGGCATGGTCAGCAATGGCTATTTGTGGGGAGATGACGGCCAGGCGCTGCGCTGCTTCAACGGCTGGTACACGGTGGGGGACCAAGGCTACGTGGACGCCGGGGTCCTGCATATCCTTGGCCGGCGATCGGACATGATCATCACGTCGGGGAAGAACGTTTATCCCCACGAGGTGGAGCTTGCCCTGGCCTCGGTTCCCGGAGTCTCGGCGGCTGTCGCTGCTGGAATGCCAGACGAGGTACGCGGGGAGAAAGTGGTGGCAGGGATCCTCCCCGCCTACGGTTCGGTGACGGCAACCCAAGTGAAGACGGGCCTGGACGGCTTGCTCGCGCGGGACAAGCGGCCCCAGCAGTATTTCGCGCTCTCCGAATTGCCGGTGACGGACCGCGGAAAGGTCAGCCGCCAGATCCTTCTGGACTGGATCAAGAACAACGATCCGCGGCTGAGGCCCCTTGCTTAGCGGCTTGTCTAGCCCGTTGTCCAGCGGCAGGCAGGGGATGGTGCCGGTTCCTTCGCGCCAGCCCGTCATTATTGCTGCCCTGCGGACACCCATTTGCCGATCCTACGGCCAACTGAAGTCGATGCGGGCAGAGGAACTCCTCGCTCCCGTCCTCCGCTCCCTCCTGACAGCCACGGGTGTTGCCGACGCGGCGGTCTGCGACGTCGTGATCGGCAATGCCGTGGGTGGTGGCGGCAACCTGGCCCGGTACGCCGCATTGCAAGCGGGACTGCCGGTGGAGGTTCCCGGGCTGACCGTGGACCGGCAGTGCGGTTCCGGTCTCGACGCCATTGCCTTGGCTTCCCGGCTGGTGGCAGCGGGCGGCAACGGAATCTACTTGGCCGGGGGAGTGGAAAGCATCAGTACGGCGCCCTTGCGTGCCCGGAGAAACCCGGACCCCGACGGCGCACCGGACTTTTTCACGCGCGCCACCTTTGTGCCGCCGGAGTTTGGCGACCCGGACATGGGCGTCGCGGCCGAAAATGTGGCGCGGGAGTTCGGCATCACTCGCGAGCGGCAGGATGACTTCGCCTTGCGGAGCCATCAGCGAGCCGTCGCCGCCAAAGTCGCCGGCGCCTTCGGCCCTGAAATTGTTCCCGTGGATGCCGGTGGTGCCGTGGTGGAGGCCGATGACGGACCCCGCGCATCGCTCAAGGCCGGGCTCATGTCACGCTT is part of the Arthrobacter methylotrophus genome and harbors:
- a CDS encoding class I adenylate-forming enzyme family protein, with the translated sequence MPFLNKLQLWADERPDDTAVVVGGKRLSWTELRDAATVRLVETAATTILAEPNSLDFVVDYVAAVAGERCCAVLDPLWPQPMLDDVAQRIGEAQRGNSAGLAAAQAFAGGGELLDGQPDSAFLIGLTSGTTSVPKAFTRSRRSWQLSFDASIEFFGLAPEDRTLAPGPLAASLNLYALSECLYAGAAFHTLETFDVGDAHAAISHDGVTRLVLAPTVLRLLSERGLAGGVDASGLRSIICAGSKLDARTLEAARRWAPNAAIFEYYGASELSFVSGTRLAAGEPLDAGGTGIGGPFPGVELKIMDDGGAEQAEGAHGNISVRSGMVSNGYLWGDDGQALRCFNGWYTVGDQGYVDAGVLHILGRRSDMIITSGKNVYPHEVELALASVPGVSAAVAAGMPDEVRGEKVVAGILPAYGSVTATQVKTGLDGLLARDKRPQQYFALSELPVTDRGKVSRQILLDWIKNNDPRLRPLA
- a CDS encoding thiolase family protein — translated: MVPVPSRQPVIIAALRTPICRSYGQLKSMRAEELLAPVLRSLLTATGVADAAVCDVVIGNAVGGGGNLARYAALQAGLPVEVPGLTVDRQCGSGLDAIALASRLVAAGGNGIYLAGGVESISTAPLRARRNPDPDGAPDFFTRATFVPPEFGDPDMGVAAENVAREFGITRERQDDFALRSHQRAVAAKVAGAFGPEIVPVDAGGAVVEADDGPRASLKAGLMSRFPAAFVPGGTVTAGNSCFDADAASAVVITSLERAQALGAADGLLVLGTDTAGVDPELLGIGASVAAKRLLAGLGLGPGELDLVEFNEAFASQTLACLDVLGVDPERANLDGGALALGHGYGASGAVLVTRILAQARTFAGRQPGRESLALAMISIAGGMGTAAMFRYVQLRGD